From the genome of Excalfactoria chinensis isolate bCotChi1 chromosome 12, bCotChi1.hap2, whole genome shotgun sequence, one region includes:
- the CNBP gene encoding CCHC-type zinc finger nucleic acid binding protein isoform X3, producing the protein MSSNECFKCGRTGHWARECPTGIGRGRGMRSRGRGFQFMSSSLPDICYRCGESGHLAKDCDLQEDEACYNCGRGGHIAKDCKEPKREREQCCYNCGKPGHLARDCDHADEQKCYSCGEFGHIQKDCTKVKCYRCGETGHVAINCSKTSEVNCYRCGESGHLARECTIEATA; encoded by the exons ATGAGCAGCAACGAATGCTTCAAGTGCGGACGCACTGGCCATTGGGCCCGGGAGTGCCCAACTGGGATTGGCCGTGGTCGTGGGATGAGAAGCCGTGGCAGAG GCTTCCAGTTCATGTCTTCATCTCTTCCGGACATCTGTTACCGCTGTGGTGAGTCTGGCCATCTTGCCAAGGACTGTGATCTTCAGGAGGATG AAGCCTGCTATAACTGCGGTAGAGGTGGCCATATTGCTAAGGACTGCAAGGAGCcgaagagagagagagagcagtgctgctACAACTGTGGCAAACCTGGCCACCTGGCTCGTGACTGTGACCATGCAGACGAGCAGAAATGCTACTCTTGTGGAGAATTTGGACACATTCAAAAAGACTGCACCAAAGTGAAATGCTATAG GTGTGGTGAGACTGGCCACGTAGCCATCAACTGCAGCAAGACCAGCGAAGTCAACTGCTATCGCTGCGGCGAGTCAGGGCACCTTGCACGGGAATGCACAATTGAAGCTACAGcctaa
- the CNBP gene encoding CCHC-type zinc finger nucleic acid binding protein isoform X4, with protein sequence MSSNECFKCGRTGHWARECPTGIGRGRGMRSRGRGFQFMSSSLPDICYRCGESGHLAKDCDLQEDACYNCGRGGHIAKDCKEPKREREQCCYNCGKPGHLARDCDHADEQKCYSCGEFGHIQKDCTKVKCYRCGETGHVAINCSKTSEVNCYRCGESGHLARECTIEATA encoded by the exons ATGAGCAGCAACGAATGCTTCAAGTGCGGACGCACTGGCCATTGGGCCCGGGAGTGCCCAACTGGGATTGGCCGTGGTCGTGGGATGAGAAGCCGTGGCAGAG GCTTCCAGTTCATGTCTTCATCTCTTCCGGACATCTGTTACCGCTGTGGTGAGTCTGGCCATCTTGCCAAGGACTGTGATCTTCAGGAGGATG CCTGCTATAACTGCGGTAGAGGTGGCCATATTGCTAAGGACTGCAAGGAGCcgaagagagagagagagcagtgctgctACAACTGTGGCAAACCTGGCCACCTGGCTCGTGACTGTGACCATGCAGACGAGCAGAAATGCTACTCTTGTGGAGAATTTGGACACATTCAAAAAGACTGCACCAAAGTGAAATGCTATAG GTGTGGTGAGACTGGCCACGTAGCCATCAACTGCAGCAAGACCAGCGAAGTCAACTGCTATCGCTGCGGCGAGTCAGGGCACCTTGCACGGGAATGCACAATTGAAGCTACAGcctaa
- the ISY1 gene encoding pre-mRNA-splicing factor ISY1 homolog isoform X1 — protein sequence MRRALPLRALLGGGLSGRRARLSAFGARRCGPAAESGGKLNVLPSFGFLFDIDGVLVRGKTPIPAARTAFQKLVNSQGQFLVPVVFVTNAGDCLRQKKADQLSHILGVPVSQDQVMMSHSPLRIFKRYHPKCVLVSGQGPLLDIAQDLGFSQPVTIEMLRERYPLLDVVDHDRAPDVLCPSAVELPKIEAVVLFGEPVRWETNLQLIIDVLLTSGYPGNPYHHENYPHIPVLACNMDLMWVAEAQSPRFGHGTFMVCLENIYKKITGKDLKYEALMGKPSELTYQYADYLLRTQAAERQWKQPIRTLYAVGDNLMTDVYGANLYNRYLEEKNSRKGSKTWIQAQVAGGRGSAALSQDDEIDNSWENELASSAATHCRSVLVCTGVYNPHTEVPLDTKESRTEMVFHGHRDFRFDPGLVEPDHVVPDVNAAVDLIFQLENFTPN from the exons ATGCGCCGGGCGCTGCCGCTCCGTGCGCTGCTCGGGGGCGGCTTGTCGGGGCGGCGTGCCCGGCTGTCGGCGTTCGGAGCGCGGCGCTGCGGCCCGGCTGCGGAGAGCGGCGGGAAG CTGAACGTCCTGCCGtcctttgggtttctttttgacATTGACGGCGTGCTGGTACGAGGAAAGACTCCGATACCTGCTGCAAGAACAGCCTTTCAGAAGCTGGTTAACTCTCAGGGGCAGTTCTTGGTGCCTGTGGTATTTGTCACCAACGCAGGGGATTGCCTTCGCCAGAAGAAAGCAGATCAGCTGTCCCATATACTGGGAGTTCCA GTTTCACAGGACCAAGTGATGATGTCACACAGCCCCCTGCGGATCTTCAAACGTTACCATCCAAAATGTGTGCTGGTTTCTGGACAAGGACCGCTTCTTGACATTGCTCAGGA CCTGGGGTTCAGCCAGCCTGTCACCATTGAGATGCTGCGGGAGCGGTACCCGCTGCTGGACGTCGTTGACCATGACAGAGCACCTGACGTTTTG tgcCCTTCTGCTGTGGAGCTCCCCAAGATCGAGG ctgttgttttgtttggggagCCTGTCAGGTGGGAAACCAACCTTCAGCTGATAATTGATGTTTTGTTGACGAGTGGCTATCCTGGAAATCCGTATCACCATGAAAATTACCCTCATATACCTGTACTTGCTTGTAATATGGATCTAATGTGGGTAGCTGAAGCACAGTCTCCAAG GTTTGGGCATGGGACATTCATGGTGTGTCTGGAAAACATTTACAAGAAGATTACTGGCAAAGATCTGAAATACGAGGCCTTAATGGGCAAGCCTAGTGAACTGACCTATCAGTATGCAGATTACCTTCTCAGGActcaagcagcagaaaggcaatgGAAGCAACCCATTCGAACTCTTTATGCTGTTGG GGATAATCTCATGACTGATGTTTACGGTGCTAACCTTTACAATCGCTATCTTGAAGAGAAGAATTCCAGAAAAGGCTCAAAAACGTGGATTCAGGCCCAAGTTGCTGGAGGCAGAGGGTCTGCTGCGCTCTCTCAGGATGATGAGATAGACAACAGCTGGGAGAATGAACTGGCATCCTCGGCTGCTACCCACTGTAGGTCTGTTCTTGTTTGTACCGGGGTTTACAACCCGCACACGGAGGTGCCCTTGGATACCAAGGAGAGCAGAACTGAAATGGTATTCCATGGGCACAGAGATTTTAGGTTCGATCCTGGTTTAGTAGAACCGGATCACGTGGTACCAGACGTTAATGCTGCTGTAGACCTGATCTTCCAGTTGGAGAACTTTACTCCTAATTGA
- the CNBP gene encoding CCHC-type zinc finger nucleic acid binding protein isoform X2 — protein sequence MSSNECFKCGRTGHWARECPTGIGRGRGMRSRGRAGFQFMSSSLPDICYRCGESGHLAKDCDLQEDACYNCGRGGHIAKDCKEPKREREQCCYNCGKPGHLARDCDHADEQKCYSCGEFGHIQKDCTKVKCYRCGETGHVAINCSKTSEVNCYRCGESGHLARECTIEATA from the exons ATGAGCAGCAACGAATGCTTCAAGTGCGGACGCACTGGCCATTGGGCCCGGGAGTGCCCAACTGGGATTGGCCGTGGTCGTGGGATGAGAAGCCGTGGCAGAG CAGGCTTCCAGTTCATGTCTTCATCTCTTCCGGACATCTGTTACCGCTGTGGTGAGTCTGGCCATCTTGCCAAGGACTGTGATCTTCAGGAGGATG CCTGCTATAACTGCGGTAGAGGTGGCCATATTGCTAAGGACTGCAAGGAGCcgaagagagagagagagcagtgctgctACAACTGTGGCAAACCTGGCCACCTGGCTCGTGACTGTGACCATGCAGACGAGCAGAAATGCTACTCTTGTGGAGAATTTGGACACATTCAAAAAGACTGCACCAAAGTGAAATGCTATAG GTGTGGTGAGACTGGCCACGTAGCCATCAACTGCAGCAAGACCAGCGAAGTCAACTGCTATCGCTGCGGCGAGTCAGGGCACCTTGCACGGGAATGCACAATTGAAGCTACAGcctaa
- the CNBP gene encoding CCHC-type zinc finger nucleic acid binding protein isoform X1, with protein MSSNECFKCGRTGHWARECPTGIGRGRGMRSRGRAGFQFMSSSLPDICYRCGESGHLAKDCDLQEDEACYNCGRGGHIAKDCKEPKREREQCCYNCGKPGHLARDCDHADEQKCYSCGEFGHIQKDCTKVKCYRCGETGHVAINCSKTSEVNCYRCGESGHLARECTIEATA; from the exons ATGAGCAGCAACGAATGCTTCAAGTGCGGACGCACTGGCCATTGGGCCCGGGAGTGCCCAACTGGGATTGGCCGTGGTCGTGGGATGAGAAGCCGTGGCAGAG CAGGCTTCCAGTTCATGTCTTCATCTCTTCCGGACATCTGTTACCGCTGTGGTGAGTCTGGCCATCTTGCCAAGGACTGTGATCTTCAGGAGGATG AAGCCTGCTATAACTGCGGTAGAGGTGGCCATATTGCTAAGGACTGCAAGGAGCcgaagagagagagagagcagtgctgctACAACTGTGGCAAACCTGGCCACCTGGCTCGTGACTGTGACCATGCAGACGAGCAGAAATGCTACTCTTGTGGAGAATTTGGACACATTCAAAAAGACTGCACCAAAGTGAAATGCTATAG GTGTGGTGAGACTGGCCACGTAGCCATCAACTGCAGCAAGACCAGCGAAGTCAACTGCTATCGCTGCGGCGAGTCAGGGCACCTTGCACGGGAATGCACAATTGAAGCTACAGcctaa
- the ISY1 gene encoding pre-mRNA-splicing factor ISY1 homolog isoform X2, producing MARNAEKAMTALARFRQAQLEEGKVKERRPFLASECNELPKAEKWRRQIIGEISKKVAQIQNAGLGEFRIRDLNDEINKLLREKGHWEVRIRELGGPDYARIGPRMLDHEGKEVPGNRGYKYFGAAKDLPGVRELFEKEPLPPPRKTRAELMKSIDAEYYGYRDEDDGILEPLEQEHEKKVIAEAVEKWKMEREARLARGDEEEEEEVNIYAVDDESDEEGGKEKEGEEGQQKFIAHVPVPSQQEIEEALVRRKKMELLQKYASETLMAQSEEAKRLLGL from the exons ATG GCTCGGAACGCGGAGAAAGCCAT GACAGCCTTGGCAAGGTTTCGCCAAGCTCAGcttgaagaaggaaaagttaAG GAACGAAGACCTTTCCTTGCATCAGAGTGTAATGAATTGCCAAAAGCTGAGAAATGGAGGCGGCAG ATCATTGGGGAGATTTCCAAGAAAGTGGCACAGATTCAAAACG CTGGATTAGGTGAATTCAGAATTCGGGACCTGAACGATGAAATAAACAaacttctgagagaaaaagggCACTGGGAGGTCCGAATAAGGGAGCTGGGAGGTCCTGATTATGCT aggaTTGGACCGAGGATGTTGGATCACGAAGGGAAGGAAGTGCCGGGAAACAGAGGTTACAAATACTTTGGAGCTGCAAAGGATTTACCAGGAGTTAGAGAACTTTTTGAGAAGGAAC CCCTCCCACCACCCCGGAAAACTCGTGCCGAACTGATGAAATCCATTGATGCAGAGTACTATGGCTACAGGGATGAAGATGATGGTATTCTAGAGCCCCTGGAACAAGAACATGAGAAGAAAG TTATAGCAGAAGCcgtggaaaaatggaaaatggagaGAGAGGCAAGACTTGCGAGGggtgatgaggaggaggaggaggaagtaAACATCTACGCTGTTGATGATGAG tctGATGAGGAAGGtggcaaagagaaagaaggtgAAGAAGGCCAACAGAAATTTATCGCGCATGTTCCAGTGCCATCTCAGCAGGAG ATTGAGGAAGCTCTCGTGCGGAGAAAGAAGATGGAACTTCTTCAGAAGTATGCTAGTGAAACGCTGATGGCACAGAGCGAGGAGGCAAAAAGACTTCTAGGATTATAA